The Leishmania panamensis strain MHOM/PA/94/PSC-1 chromosome 19 sequence genome contains the following window.
GGAGCACTCATCTGCCCTGCCTTACCCTCCGCTCGACTTGGACTGCAGAATgcctcgcttcctcctcctccttcaccttgtgctgcgaaggggaaaagaaaaccacGCACATGAGAGTTGGTGGGTCTGTAAACTACGTCATACATCTACATCGATctatatatgtatgtgtgtgtcagaTCAAGTCGGACCCACGTCCTCCGTCTCTTCCCACACGAACGCAAGCACATATTCACATcggctctcccccttttctgtgcGATTTTGCCTCCCCTGTCTCCGCTGCTTTCCCCTCGCGTCGTCACTGGCCGCCTTTCTCTTGCCTTTGGTTGGGCTGGTTGTCGTCGAtcctgcagccgcactgccTACTCCctcttgtctttctctcttcccttgtGCCTCGGTCTGCTGCTTATTTTTCATATACAAACCCAAGCGCACACGTGCTCATACGCagcaccctctcccccacccaccctccacttccacactcactcacagtTTCTCCACTATGGCTGGAGTCACCAAgtctgctgttgcggcgaAGCGCCCGAGCAAGAGTGTGGCGAGCCGCAAGGCCAACAGGATGAGCCGCAAGATGGCCAAGAGGCAGGTCAAGGAACAGcacgcaggtgctgccgGCACCAAACGTCAGCATCGCTGGCGCCCAGGCACTGTTGCCCTGCGTGAAGTGCGGAAGTACCAGCACTCGACGGAAATGCTGATCTCGCGTGCCCCGTTCCGTCGCCTTGTGAAGGAAGTCATGTCTACCATCAAGGACACAATGCgcatgcgcagctccgcTCTGGAGGCGATCCAGGAAGCGACGGAATGCTACATTGTGAGCCTGCTCGGCGACGCGAATCTGTGCACCATACATGCCAAGCGTGTGACGCTCTACCCAAGGGACCTGCAGCTCGCGATGCGCCTCCGTGGGGACCGCGCGTAGCGAGAAAGCTTGACTGAATGGGAAGAGAGCAAGTGGAGCAGAGCAGAACGAGGGCAGGAGAGACGCATAAACAGGGGAAAGCGATACTTTCAGGCTCGTGCAGTTGCCATCGTTGCTTCCGTCTCCATCAGCGTGttactcctctctctctctctcgcgtgcgtgcgctgtgATATTCGCCTCACTCAGGCCATCTTACGTTTGGCgtccgctcttcctccttccgatgccaccaccaccaccccaccgtTATCTGCCTCACCGCAACTTCACCGCCACCTTTGCGACCGTTGCCCAGCTAGATTGTCTTCCATGCTTGCTTACCTTTCTTTGACTAGGTTCGTTTatgcctgtgtgcgcgtgagcGTCTTCATCCTTTTGGGTTCTTCGCGCTACACATtccgagagagaggaggggtggtggtggttttCCACTTACTCGATCCCTGcccatttctctctttttctgtttctctccctctacgcTTCagatttctctctctccctctctcttgccctccACGCAGCCGATAGTGTGAGcgcgtcggtgtgtgtgtgtgtgagtggcTGGATGCAATGATACAAACCAAGGCGACGCTTCTTCAGCTGCCTGATGTTAGTTTTGGCTCTTCTCGCTGTGTCGGTGCATGTCTATCCAGGGACTGCTGTCGTTGTTGCTGGTCTCCACcaaccccctcctctccatgttctttttgtttccccATAATGTTATGCTTGCGTTTGCGGCCTCTTCGGCGGCCCACTCGACGCCAGTACCGCAGCTGCATCGCCCCGCCCGTGGGTACATTTTACCGGGTGCCTTCTGGGGATCTCAACAACCATGAAGAACGTGAAACCgacgagaaagggaaagaaaggcgaGCGAAAGGACAACGGTGGAGCgtacgcgcgcgcacacgcacatgtgcgTGCACTTGTCGAAGGAAAATGATATATACACTCACAGGAAGGCTTCAAGTCTGCAAGGCGTTGCTGCCGGTATGTGACGACTTGGCCTGCATCTCTTAgccatctctctttttcttctccctcctcctccctgcctGTTCCTCTAGTTGAGATGGTTTGAGGTGGGTAAGGAGAAGGTAGTGAGTGTCAAGTGGTAGAGTCACACCGTGCGCCGTTGTCGCCATGAAGTCCAGTGCAACTTGCAAAGATActcccaccaccccaccccgcctCTACAGACTCAatccccctcgctctctcatgTGTATTGTTCAGTGAAAGAGCTAAGTTGCCCTGGGGAGACGGGGGAAGGGTGTACCGTTGGCTGCGAGGAACCTCCAAACGCTTCGAGCAATGGAACAAAGGATGCCTACTGGCAGCATTGGCATGTCGACTATTTGGGGAAATGCTGGCTACCTCATTCGCTGCTCTCACGTCAACCCTGTCACTGCTGatgacccccctccccccccctctactTTTCCCTCTGTTctcacttctcttctctgcctgtcCTGCTCCTCTGTCTCCCACTGACACACACCAACGACGCGCTAAGCGCTCCACCCCCTCGGCACCAACGCACAAACtttcgaaaaaaaaaatatataaAACGGAATGGTTGGGGTGACAACCAACCAATTTGCcgccgctctttccctctcgctgtcACTATCAAGGGTGTAACGGGTAAGGAGACGAAAATTAATTAATTGCTGTTCCGTGCTGTATcactccacccaccccccacgAACTTCGCTGTGTGGCAAGTGTGACGACTCGGTACTCGGAGCGATAcaacggggaggggggggaaacATCTGAATCTTGACCCGACTATTTCCATCACCCCGCTACGCTCACAAtttggagggggaggagcacTGTACCCACACTTACCATAGCTGACTCAGCGCACTGGGTACGTGTGTGGGCCTGCCGTTACTGGTGGTCCACCGgcccctctttctcacgcgcgcgctcgctctctctcctctttttctttggcACTTTTTGCTGCTTTTCGCTGACGTGCGCACGCAGGCGCCAACACCGTGAGACGTacactcctctctccccctcttccttcctgtGAGCGTGTGGTGTGGGTCGTTTTTTCCTTCGTCTCTCGTCCCTTTCACTGGACGCTTGTGCCTCTTGCGCCTCACGCTGTCGTTTCCGattgctctttctctctctctcccgtcgtgtttttttttgtttctctacGCCCCAGTGAGGAGCGAGGTTGTTGGTGCGGGCTGCACTCCTTCCCTGTCTCAccactctctttctccatctcgcccccctccccccctctctctttctatcTTTTGCCTTGCGGGTCGCCGTTGACTGTCTGTTGGGGCATCTCGTTTCGTTCTTCTTTGGATCATGTCTGTGCTTTCGCTGGGTCGGTAGGCTGTGCTGCgtttgctctctcgcttgtcTGCTGGTCCGCCCCACTCCTCTCACGGTGTCTCGCTTTTTCgttcccctttttctctttgttcCATCTCGCCTTCAAAGACGTGTCTCTCGTGACCAGCAAGCACGCGCGAGCTCAACAGCTGTGCACCGCACTCTCGGGTCTtatccccctccccagcGTGttgcaaagaaaagggggaaaacacgcacaccactgcTAATCACCGTCTGCCTGGGAATCCAGTAGAAGTTGCTGCCAATCGAAAAGGGTATGGTCATACTAACAGAGAGATCGAGACATGCGCACGCTGTGTTCACCGCGGCCTCGCTGCTCAGCGGTCGCgctgctcgccgctgccgtgtaCGTCATGTTGTTCTGTCTGCTAACCTCCAGTGTGCGCGGCGTTGTGGCGAGCAAGTCTACGACGGAGAGCGTGGTGCCACTCGCCGCGTCTGATGCAAGTCCCAGCAATGCGACAGGCGGCGACTCGGAAGGGCTGGTGTGGGTGATCCTGATTGACCTGAGCCGCACCGCCATGACGGAAGCTTCGCTTTCGGAGGCAGTAACGGCCTTCCTAACAAACTCGTCCGCGACGCACCAGTACCTGACtaccctcctccgccccgcCCCGATCATCCTCGATACCGGCGGCAGCCTCCTCACCGCCCTGACGCAGATAACTGCCCTGCTTGGCGACCCGCTCACCTTTCCGCGCATCCTGTTCCTGGCTGAAACAGCAGACGTCTCGGCGTCCGTGGTGGATGTGCTGCGGCAGAACGACAAGACGTCCGACATCCTCATTGTCTCTACCCACTCATCGAacgtgcgcctgtgcgatCCAGACATGAACCTGCGCACCATGTGCATGGTACCGCGCGACATGCTCAACGTCCGTGGACTGCTCGAGGTCGTGTCGAATCAGCTGAACTGGCACTCCATGAGCCTcgtcttcagcagcgacggctaTGGCGAGGGTGTGAGCAGGGCCGTTACGTCACAGGTACAGACGGCGTCCACGACAGCGACAATTGTGGCGCAAACATTCatgagcggcgctgcctcgaCGACAGACGACGATGCTGTCGTTACCGCCATCACGAAGTACCGCGCGCGAGGCGTGGGCTGTTTCCTCTCAGAGGCAGAGATGCGTCGCCTGCACGCCGCTGTGGAGCGCAATAACcgcaccgccagcaccgtcttCCT
Protein-coding sequences here:
- a CDS encoding histone H3 variant, putative (TriTrypDB/GeneDB-style sysID: LpmP.19.0600): MAGVTKSAVAAKRPSKSVASRKANRMSRKMAKRQVKEQHAGAAGTKRQHRWRPGTVALREVRKYQHSTEMLISRAPFRRLVKEVMSTIKDTMRMRSSALEAIQEATECYIVSLLGDANLCTIHAKRVTLYPRDLQLAMRLRGDRA